gtgcagcgagtgtcggttcttcatgcggcgtcgcgggtgcagcgtcttcatggggcgtggtcggtggaggatcttcggcgtttagctcgtgagcaacctcacctccacaggttgctgcctttagtttcccctacgggggctgggcgaccttcctcgtaccgcggctgcgtagctgcggcgtggcgacgcaaagcgcgaggttgacggcgatggtgagcgcgaaaagcggttcggcgtgtactcttctcgacacaggtactcgtcgatttcgtgcggacgttgtccgaagcgtggtcgtggggcgttaacggcaaatcctcgaagaccgatacgtcggtacgggcagtgacgaagaatatggccggcctcaccgcaatggaagcacaacggccggttgtcggaagtcctccaggcgtcgcatttcctggggcttgagcgtcggtcataggctgggcgggcgggggctgggaggcggcgttgtggaacgattggctcatctcggggaggacgtgggggttgtcgctgaggctgagcagtacttactgcagcggcgtaggtcatggcctggggttctgtggccgtcggggtgccaagtgcctgttgcacttcttcccgtaccacatccatcagagtcgctgcttgtggctgtggggaagatggcagtaatcggcgtagctcctctcggacgatttcgcggataacttcccgcaagctgtcgctggtggtggccggcgtgtccgaacggattgcacaggcagaggaagggcgattgtactgccgagctcgaacgtcgagggtattctcaatcgtgcaggcttcttgcataaactcctcgactgtttttggcggctggcggacgaggcttgcaaagagttgttcttttacgccgcgcattaaaaactgaactttcttttcctcggtcatcccgggatcggcgtggcgaaataggcgcttcatctcctcgacgtaactgcggacgggctcattcggaagctggatcctggactcgaggagtcgttcggctctttctttcctcacgacactggtgaataccttcaatagttctctcttgaatagctcccatgtcgtaagggacgactcgtagttttcgtaccacgtgcgtgcggagccatccaatgagaaaaaaacgtgtccaatctttgccgcatcatcccacttgttgaatgacgccacgcgctcaaattggtccaaccattcttcagggtcttcgcctagggatccattgaaagttggcggcacccgcggctgctgcagtatgatcggtgtcgacatcttcggtgaggttgcgatgctcgtagccgcgtcttttcgctgtctggtgcggtccggcagtttcccgaactcaggctcctctccctggagccgtcggctggctcgctgagctgctggctcgtcctcgggtgcgaagcgctcagggctggcttcacgacttgaagggggcgtccggaacatggaaggctaccccgcacctccaccagatgtcacgtagtggtgacggcagtgggctaggaaagttttcagatacctgtatataaagaatgttgacacgaaatggagaaagcgaactagaaaattgacaagcaaatatctggacagcagtaagggggcaaatcagcaattatcggttaagaaaaaggttaaaggaacagagagagctttgtggaaaacagggatgctgacgaaatcggcactagaaacataccggacctttaaacagaaaattgtcaaagaaaatatctatgataattgtaggggaagttctttgttgtttgaggccaggactggagttttgcggactaagacgtatagagtcaggtaccaggagatagacactttgtgcattgcgtgcggagaggaggaggaaacggctgaacacttgatacttttctgtaaagggcttcaccctacagtggaaggcagcggggctgacttacccaaggcattggggtttagggatagtgaagggaaagtggattttaagaggttagaagtaaccaagcgaaggttatctgattggtggctaaaagcaagacaggagtaaaatttcacaagacatggctaggtggcttgagccaccgcccgatgtaaagggttcagccgtatccatccatccagtcgaagcagcgatgaagacggacgaaagggtcttctaaaagaactgtttattgggctgacttgcacccaaaatggactgaatcactcggcggcggcgaagcgacaagcgtgctcggcggtcgtcgaacagaatgcccgccgctgtcggccgtgctcaatttaaagctgatcgcgaacattcgagataaagggcgcaaagttactagaacattccggaacaacgtagaatcagctttgcctggctgcgatcaatcgagataaatctagtcgcgtcttgcgtcgcaaacaaagcgataaagtggtgtcgcggcagatttgaaaaacgaacaaacactgcaaatattcgcggcaatatatatcttttaaaagattaattactccattttccacatccaatgtgcccagtatgtcccacaaatgctcctgagtaacgttgtcataggctcccctaatatccagaaatgctagccataagggcctgtgttccttttccgcaatttctatacactgtgtcaatgaaaatagattgtcctccaacctcctttgtttccggaacccattctgtatttcccctaacaccccctcgttctccacccaagcctgcagtctatcctttataatctgtatcaccaccctgtaaaccacagatgtcactgttatgggaagatagttacgtctgctttgtccccctttcccttaaatatcatgttcattctacttaatcgtcattcatcggggactttctcatccactatcattttgttcactacctgtattaatgtttgcttggattttggttctaacttctttatcaacataatcgggataccatctggtcatgttgatgtgccactaggaaccttcttctctgccctttcccactctccatgctcaagtgaagctattgctgtaaccggtctatcctccttcgataaattatgtaccacgtgctttgctgtaaatttttccgtcatccttgttcctatgtgttttattgcttcgtccccttctagtcgaataccctcatctgttacaataaacctttgttctagcctagtcttattactcatcgcatttagatgtttccagaatttttgggctgctttcttatcctttttatttacttttgacatccattgggcgccctttcttctaattttctcattaatcaaataggatgcgtcccttctacactttatgaaggtatcccattttctgtctacttcgggttttggttcccccctcttcttggaatatctgagTTCCCTagactatagtgcctagaatatgcTTGCTAGTGTGCCGAGGGTGCGCGCTCGCGTGGTCGCTGCGGTAATGCCTTCATGCAGCcaccgcgtggtggcgctgccagtcgctaaggtgccaccacgccgcgttcgctgccgaggcagcgtaggtgcggcaagtctggcgttggtgcgctgcgcttttcactACGAAACCCTGTCTCTGAACGCTTTGAGAGCACTTTTGGCATAAAAACACTAATGGCTGCAGATAATCTTACCGGCCCGGCATTACCAGGAGAAAGTCCtggactgaaacagcgctcgccgaagcgtttatgtaataccccttatgtaataccccgaaaggggcctttaaggtaaataaatgaaatgaaaatttgacacgtaccaccaggtccagtttgctagtttttattcgtttattctttgttgtgagccgcggaaggacttaagcagaagtcatattgactgcctataatgttcagcgaggtacccaacttgaaataagcaacgaaaggTGATGCTTTGGCCGCATTACGTTGTTGTGATTGAACGATCGAGTATGGTCCGGACTCATTAttgctacatggaaacttccgatcaatattttattcgactaggggccagtcagaatcagaatcatgtttatttatacaagaaggaaatacagcctggatgaatgtatacagaaggaggtcccgtagtcagcGACAGTACTGGGACCTCCTATATTGTTTATCAAAATACTAAAATAAATGCAAACATAGCAGCAGTAATAAGAAGCTGATGAAACAATCTTGCCGTTATATATTTCCGCGGCGACATACATATTATATACAGGGGTGAGTAGGCATATAGAACAACCAAgcagaataatgaaaatagaagTTATACAGTGCTTATAGTTATAGAGTTATTCAGTACTACTTATAAATTACAATATTACtaaaaaagcgaaaaactgaACAACAAATTGGCGATAGGAAAAATAGTGCACATATTAAAAGCATGTGGTGTACATACATCTGATGTAACACCTTATAATTCTAAAATGGGGTAGCTTGTCTAACAGCTATTGTGAACTATTAACGCttttagttaataataataataattgttttttgggggaaaggaaatggcgcaatatctgtctcatatattcgttggacacctgaaccgcgccgtaagggaagggataaaggagggagtgaaagatgaaaggaagaagaggtgccgtagtggagggctccggaataatttcgacctcctggggatctttaacgtgcactgacatcgcacagcacacgagcgccttagcgtttttcctccataaaaacgcagccgccgcggtcgggttcgaaccggagaactccggatcagtagtcgagcgccctaaccactgagccaccgcggcggggcttttagttcatttttaaaTTTACAAACAGGTTTAATgttttttaattccaccggtaggTCTTCCATAAGGAGAATGatgaaaaataaactttttgctTCCCATAATTGGTGCGTACTTGAGGCAGAATTAGGTTCCTGTTAATCGCAAATCTCGTGGTGCTGGTGAGCTCTGGCCTTGGGATGGATTGAAATGAAATATGTTCATTAATTACTTTGTATATGAAGATACCAAGGTTAAGTTGGATAGGTTGAAGTACGGAGAGAATTCGCAGTGAATTGAGTAAAGATTGAGCATTAAAATCGAAGGGACTGTGTGTTAGTATTCGGACTGCTTGATTTTGAACTACTTGTAACGATGTCAAATGAGTATTGTAGGTGTCACCCCAGCATGTTATACAATAAGGGAGATGGGAATGTATGAATGAGTTATACAAGGTTAAAAGTACACTGATTAAAGTAAGGGCGAGTTCCGATGAGAATTCTTAAGCCATATGCTGTCTTCCATTTAATGCCAGAAATATGGGAACGAAATTTTAAATGGCGATCTAATTCTTCTGCTAAAAACAATGATGATTCGCTGACTGGAATGACGTGCGGGCCTAGGCAAAGGGGGGAACACAAGTAGttgcgatccacgcatcgcgatcgcgggcgaaggatatcgtatacaccttcatgcggagtgagcgctcggctagctctgtccaggtggaaagaccgagtcgtggcccccattaattctcaatggcgagcagaacatcaaacccggaatggcgtcgcatataggtaaaagaaaaacagggcactctcgctctttcccacCACGGGGTCCGTCTTCAAAAATCGCATGCGACGAtcaacacaagcagttggaatagcGTCTCACTActgatgtgttttatttgcaaatcacagcttgcttcatacaacttatgcaggtgtgtatgagcttgagcttccctttgtaatggaacaaaagaaaatggtaaTTGTACCATTGATTCTTACTTACAaatctggaatacagtaaaacataaaaaaacagaccttgttgtaagcacgcgcttgctttgttcttttccgagaaaatacactgtagcgaccacaaggctgtgttctggcatcaagcttccaaatgttaccattctttctatatacaaagcggcaaagttgtttttttccgctccataacgtgcgtaggctacagagccagcaggtgcttcagatattttggtccaggttgcaggaatacaaattgagtccaacggatgctgatcttcaatagcaatacaacccatctgctgctgcgggcatcactgggctgctctgttgctgccgaCCCGTCGGAAACATCGTCGAGCGTGCTTGGCGGTCCTCCACCGGCACTGCGCATTTGCCGTTTAGTGACAGGTTGGTCACACAGGttcctcacttttcttttcgatgtcttcttaggcagaaggtatttcggatagctgtcgaatactgctggcatgacaTCGGGCGTGAGACGTAGTCTATCTGGCTGGCTCGTTGACGACACCGTTCACCGTCTCTAGATGTAGCAGTCTGCGGCACTGCGGCATGTCCGGTAGCGACGGCACCTTTACGACGAGCAGTGCCCCTCGCGGCCAAAGTTGGCAGGCATCGCGCGCCATGCCACCCTCTCCCATTGGGAGAGCGCTCCGCTCGACCCACCTCTGGCCAACGTTGCCTCTGGCAGCCCGCAGGCAGCCCGCGGGCTACCAGAGCGCGccgccaggcgctcgattttctcgggctgctccgcccacttccggtggcTACCCAGAACGCGTTCGATTTTCTCTGGCTTggcggtttcgggctgccagctggcagccaGACTCGCCACACTCGCcaggcagcgtcgtctgctagttcCACATCTCTCCGCTCTGGCGGCTAGCAGACGACAAAATGGAGGGGGGACATTCGCGACAGCTTGGGTGGTTAATAGCTAGGGCGCAGAAACGGCGTTCGCGTTCGTATCTGCGCTGTTTTCCTAACCGTATCTTATTTCGAGTGGAATCTCCGAGCCGTATCCTGTTTACTCGTTTCAACTGACGCTTCCTATTTCGGCATCTCCGCGCGGCGTCTCGCGCGAAGCGTTGTTTCCTCTCTTGATTACTTGAGAAGATAGGTTGGTTTCCGGTCGTATTTTATTTTACTATGTTCACGTCGGCATCTCTCtaaactgcatgcatgcatgagtgcTCTTGTGCGCTGGCTTGCAGCTGGTAACCTTCTCTTCTTGCGGCGTCTACGATATATCTATTCTTTAATCAGCCGTATTTATCTTTGTTGCGTGTCTTGCAGGTTCAGCGGACGCTCCAGATTTGTTTTTCGAACGACGATGGCCGCGCTTCGGATATCATATCGCAAATTTCGGCAGTTCTGCGTGGCGTCTCAAACGGGCGCGCCGTTATCTCTCTCAAACTCGTTAGCGCGCTTATATCTTTTCGTTTGCGCGGCGGGTACAGCTGTATTGtatatatttgcttttttttctcttgcaggctCAGCGACCGCTAACGACGCCTGTTTCGTTCGCACCTCTGGGTTTCGGCTCGATCGTATCGGCATGCGCGCTCCGAGCGTCCCGTACACACGCGTGAGACGCGGTTCACGAGATAATTAACGGATGcatcgtatatatgagacacgggCGTCTCATAACGGATGcatcgtatatatgagacacgggCGTCTCATATACGATATGCACCTGTTATCTCGTGAACTCCACGCGGTTGGTTTCCGGTCTTGTTTTATTGCAGCACATGTACGCGCGTGTCGGCGCGCTCCTCTGATGTGCATGCAAGCATATGTGCCGGCGTGCATGCGTTGtagcgctttttgctgctggcttaAGTGGTATCTAATTCTTAGTTTCTGGCGTCTACGATATCGATATCTCTCTTCTGGTATCAACATATCTTAAATTTGGTTCGTCTCTTGCAGAGGTTGAGCGATATCGTTCTGTTTCGGACAGCACTTCGGCATCCAGCTCTGCTCGGCACCCGTGCGGCATCACTTTGGTGCCGACATGCATGCGTGCGCGTGTAAGCTTACGGGTAGTATCTTATTCTGTTTCTTTGGCGGTTTACGTATGTCTAGCAGGAGTCATTCGTTCTGCATGCTATCTTTTGCATCTTCTTCGGCCCTTATTTATACGTCACCTCCCTTCCAACGCTTTCACTTCATACGTTCATTTCGGAGGAGATGGCCGCGCCGCTGAGAATCATCTTGGAAGGTGtggagagagaaatttttgaggcagtcgacgacaccggtgcacccatTGTCCACGGAAACCAGCGCCTTTATGCGACAGCAGGTACGTACGTACGTGTACCTTTCTCGCTTGTATGTATATGCAATATTTGATCAGTACTTAATGCGCAACATATATATGCTCTCCTTTGGTTGCAGACAACGTGCAGGTTTGGCTGAATGCGCCGGCAGCCCCCGTCCCACATACCATCGAGCCCGAGGAGTTGTGGCCTCGGGCCAAAGTTCTTTTCCTGATTCAAGaatataaaaatttcaaatcAGACCCTTCTAAACGCCTAAAAACTAAAAGACAACTCTGGGAAAATTTGGCAGATTTAGTGAATTCCAAATTCGGTTGCCATTTGACCCATTCGCAAATTGAGAACAAGTGGAGAAATCTAGAGAGAAAATATAAAACGGTGCGACAGCATAATAGCCAGTCAGGGGCGGACCGGAGAACATGCGAGTTTGAAGAGTAAGTATACGTAGAACATGATCTCAGTAGAGATAATTAACTTCTACTGAATGGAAAACTTTGTTTTCCTGATTCTACATACGTGACTTTTGCCCCTGAAGCAGTTTAGTCATTCCACAAACCTGTGAATTAAGAATGTTGcagcattttttacttttttggtgCAGGTAGATTTTGTGACAGAATAATTAACTGTACCAATTTTGGACATCTTTGGTCTAAATAATGTAATTCCTGTTGTAATTTTAGGGTGTTATAGATTACACAGCAACATTTGGGCAGATAAATTGACTGTCTTTTTGTCAATTGCATACAGCTGCTGAGAGGCATGAACCCGGACTTTGTGCTCATGTCAACAGCTTTGCTGCTGGGCAACTATCGGGCATTATGCATGCCGGCCATGGTTATAAGCTAGCTATACATGTGTCTTGCGTCGCTGAGTAGATATGTCAAGCTTTATGCATGAAATAATGTGTTTGTACACATattaagtgatgtcatatatatgtgtcaaatggatcataattttttttgtcctcagggagctcgctgaaatttttgaaaaaactCACAGCATCAACCCACCCTACCTGCTGGGGCCAGGACTCGTCCGGAGCGTCCAAgagtgagtcatttttttttctgcacacgacaagtgCGACAGGGAATTTACATGCGCTGTAGCACAGGCATTGCCGAAATAAGAACTAGTAAATTGGGTTTGCCTCCTAGCCATATAGCGGAATCCTTATGGCACCACTACACAGCAAATGGCCTCAGATAGTGAGGAATGTTTTCCTTAAAGATTTAAAGTTTAAGGGGTGCAATGTGCTCCATTACATGCCGAAAGAACCAATCCAGTTGCTTGGTTGCTTTTGAAAACGACAGTGCATGTCGTGCAAAACATATTTGAAATCAAACACTACCAGGGGTTTCCCCAAGTATAAAATCAGGGGAATGTTGAAGCTAGGGGAGTAGCGGTagtcatttttcagtttttaattgtgtcttgatgTGGCACGTAGGACTAGAAAGGCTCATGACTGCAACACTCATGTCAAAGAGTGCCAACAATTGCTTCGCTTTAGACAAGGATACAAGTCATATATCAAGAGACAAAAGTAAGGAACAAGGACTGCATGAAATGTGCCCAGAAACGGCGCAGTAGCTCGGACTACTAATAAACCTTACAAGAAGAAATATCGCTGTCAGTCGCCTATCAAAGACTTGTTAAACTCTGCAAAACACGCATCTTTGCTCTGAACATAACAGATCGAGTCAgtaattaaacacacacaccaaGAAGTCATGTGCATGCTGAACACTACGCACATGTGGAAGGTGTACATCAGAGCTTTAATATCAGCCGTGATGATTTGCATGACACTGAAACGTCTAGGTAGCAAAATTTATGGCTGCTACACACAGTTGGTTAAATATGTACAAGCACAGGCTCTTCGCATTGTCCGACTATTCACTCAATAATTATAAAGCAATCAAGAAATCATCACGGCTGATATCAAAGCTCTGATGTACGTTGGCCCGAGCCAACGCCCGAGCGTagaaaatcgaagaggcccagtCTCTAGCTCTGGTTCCTCCCTAGAATTCTCTGTCCCTAgcaacatttgtttgtttttgtttctcatttaaataaaaattttggaTATGATTGCAGTACAAAGCTGATGAATTTTATAAACACATTTTTTATGTTCTGTTTCTATGTGAATTGAATTTGTTGGTACATTGTTATTAGTTGTGTCAAATCACGTGACTATTTTCATTTCGCAGGCACAGAAGCCACAGATTTGAATCTGTCGGACCGCAGAGACACGCCGACTGCCGTTACGCGGTCAGGTTACTTACCTCGCCTAGGTTAGGACAATGGGCTAGGGCATCGCCGTTAATTGCGCTTGAGGTGCACCGGGATTCTTTGATAGTTGTTACGCCAATTGCGTTTGGGTCACATTCTCTCGTTCTATACTCGCCAGTTTGCGCAGTTGCGCGTACTTTGTTGTCTTGTTTTCAGTGCTCTTGTCCACTCGCGAGTTCGCGCAGTAGCGCGCGCGCTGTAGCGCGTCTTTTGTTTTACGCTTTGTTTTCAGTGCAGTTGCGCCcctttgttttacgttttgttgtcAGTGCAGTTGCGCGTCCTTTGTTTaaagttttcttttcagtgctgtgAGCATTGTGCCTGCCGCCTCGTGGCCTCATTGGAATGGAAGGACCAAATTCACCACCTGCTGAGTCACCAGCGCGAGATAAGTATCTGTGCTCTGTGCGCAAAGCTGAATTTGCTTTTCTGAAATCCCAAAGTAGCCATGTGCGAAATAAGCACCCCGAAGCTGCGAGCTCATCAGCTCGTGAGAAAACTTTCGCATGTGACCTCTGTTGTAATGCTTTTCTCCACCGTCGTGAACTgttgcagcaccacgagcaggAGCATGGCTTTATGGCGAGACGCAGCACGGTTCAGTTCTCTTCCATTGCAGGTGAGAAAGAATCACATGTTCTTAGGTTTTGTTTGTGTATGCACGCATGAAGGAATATGTTAGCTTGTGTACAGGGAAGGTTTGTCTGAAGCCCTTGTGCTGTGTTGTGCAGAGCGCGTGCTGTGTCCCTTATCCTCCATCCTCTAGATGCTGTTGTCACCAGTATATCATGCATCAACTAGCACCACTGTTCACCTTATATCGGAAGTGGTCTTTCTGGTGCATGAAATGAAAGACAAGTgaaattgaaataaatgcatgcagTCTAAACACATTGAAGACTGGGCATGGTAATCTTCAAGATTTTTACACAGCGGTAGGTGGTATACCGTAATAATGTGCCCTTTCAGGATTAGTGTTGATCTTTCGTAGGCTATTTACAGGTTGCTGGATTCGTAAAATGCATGACGCCTGCTTTAAAAAGTGCACTGAACCGTTTTTAAAGCTTAGGCTGGCGACAGTAGTGAAGTGTAAGTGTTGGTAGTGTTTTGGGTTTTACGTTCATGGAGGTTTACCATCTCAAAGTGACTCGGACTATCAGGGACACTCTGGGgtcctttgacgtgcactgacgtcagaCACAGTAGACTGGCCTCTAgaaaatgcgacagccgcggctgggattgaacccgcgtccttcgggtcagcagccaagcgccgtaactaTCGAGCCATCGTGGCGATGTGCTGTCTTCAAAGTAGTCTGAGCAGTCGTTTAGTAGCTGTGTCGTGTAGAGAGTGATTAACTTCCGCTTTTTGGTCAAAGCCTACAGCTGGCTGCCTTAaggcttgaagaatgtcatgtaaaTGGTTGTGAACATAGCAGATCAAATGCACTCATTGTGTGGTCTctgcataaatatatatatatattttctttttgcagaatttcaaggaaaacactgaaaggaaGGAGCAAGCGCACTTCATCGCAAAGAGAGGGGTGACGCGTTTGTCCTCTGGAGCGACAAAGAGGTACCTAGAGTGCCACCGTACCGGAGTAGCTGTGCATGGACAAGGTAAACGGCAGCCAAAGGCAGTGGGCAGTGTGAAATGCAACAAACATTGTTTTGCTGGTATGGTTGTCACTCAGGATGGTGAAAAGGTAACCGTTGAGTACCAGGCCGAGCACTATGGCCATGAGAAGAGTGTGACACACCTGCGCTTGTCCGCCGCTGAAGTGGCTGCCATAGCACAAAAGCTCGGTATAGGAGTCCCCATTAGAAGGATTCTTGCAGATGCACACTCATTTGCTGAAGTTGCATTGGACAGGCTCCATACTTTGACTACGAAAGATATATATAACATAAAGTACAAGTACCAAATTGGAAATGAGGAGCAAAGAGATCCCGATGACTGTCAGTATGCAGATGTGGATCCATGATCTAAAGGAAAGCACAGATTCAGCTCTGTTGTATGCTGATAACGAGTTGCTCTCACGAAAAGACATCAAGGAGTTTAACATAGCCCTTATGATAGC
This region of Amblyomma americanum isolate KBUSLIRL-KWMA chromosome 5, ASM5285725v1, whole genome shotgun sequence genomic DNA includes:
- the LOC144132235 gene encoding uncharacterized protein LOC144132235, which produces MAAPLRIILEGVEREIFEAVDDTGAPIVHGNQRLYATADNVQVWLNAPAAPVPHTIEPEELWPRAKVLFLIQEYKNFKSDPSKRLKTKRQLWENLADLVNSKFGCHLTHSQIENKWRNLERKYKTVRQHNSQSGADRRTCEFEEELAEIFEKTHSINPPYLLGPGLVRSVQE